The Azospirillum brasilense genome window below encodes:
- a CDS encoding ABC transporter permease → MTGDRFLGFRVTPLTRRRLANFRANRRGFWSFWIFLVLFTLSLGAEFIANDRPLLIKYDNALYWPVFTAYPETTFGGEFETETDYRDPYVRQLIEEKGWIVWPPIPYGYRTINYNLPVPAPAPPSADNWLGTDDQGRDVTARLIYGFRISVLFGLVLTAFSSVVGIMAGAVQGYFGGITDLLFQRFIEIWQGLPTLFLLIILSSVVTPNFWWLLGLLLLFSWTSLVHVVRAEFLRARNFDYVRAARALGATDATIMVRHVLPNAMVATLTFLPFILNGSITTLTALDFLGFGLPPGSPSLGELLAQGKANLQAPWLGLTAFFVLAIMLSLLIFIGEAVRDAFDPRKTIGQLSTATGTANEAGAVAQKAAE, encoded by the coding sequence ATGACCGGCGACCGTTTCCTCGGCTTCCGCGTCACGCCGCTCACCCGGCGGCGGCTGGCGAATTTCCGGGCGAACCGGCGGGGCTTCTGGTCCTTCTGGATCTTCCTGGTGCTGTTCACCCTGTCGCTGGGCGCGGAGTTCATCGCCAACGACCGCCCGCTGCTCATCAAGTACGACAACGCGCTCTACTGGCCCGTCTTCACCGCCTACCCGGAGACCACCTTCGGCGGTGAGTTCGAGACGGAGACCGATTACCGCGACCCCTACGTGCGCCAGCTGATCGAGGAAAAGGGCTGGATCGTCTGGCCGCCGATCCCCTACGGCTACCGCACCATCAACTACAACCTGCCGGTCCCCGCCCCGGCCCCGCCGTCCGCCGACAACTGGCTGGGCACCGACGACCAGGGGCGCGACGTGACGGCGCGGCTGATCTACGGCTTCCGCATCTCCGTGCTGTTCGGTCTGGTGCTGACCGCCTTCTCCTCGGTCGTCGGCATCATGGCCGGGGCGGTCCAGGGCTACTTCGGCGGCATCACCGACCTGCTGTTCCAGCGCTTCATCGAGATCTGGCAGGGCCTGCCCACCCTGTTCCTGCTCATCATCCTGTCCAGCGTGGTGACGCCGAACTTCTGGTGGCTGCTCGGGCTGCTGCTGCTGTTCTCCTGGACCTCGCTGGTCCATGTGGTGCGGGCGGAGTTCCTGCGGGCGCGCAACTTCGACTATGTGCGCGCCGCCCGCGCGCTGGGCGCCACCGACGCGACGATCATGGTGCGCCACGTGCTGCCCAACGCGATGGTGGCGACGCTGACCTTCCTGCCCTTCATCCTGAACGGCTCCATCACCACCCTGACGGCGCTGGACTTCCTCGGCTTCGGCCTGCCCCCCGGCTCCCCCTCGCTGGGCGAGTTGCTGGCCCAGGGCAAGGCCAACCTCCAGGCGCCCTGGCTGGGCCTGACCGCCTTCTTCGTGCTGGCGATCATGCTGAGCCTGCTGATCTTCATCGGCGAGGCGGTGCGCGACGCCTTCGATCCGCGCAAGACCATCGGCCAGCTCTCCACCGCCACCGGAACCGCCAACGAGGCGGGCGCGGTGGCGCAGAAGGCCGCGGAATGA
- a CDS encoding ABC transporter ATP-binding protein, whose amino-acid sequence MTTNGADDLLEVRNLHVEFRSGGGAMHAVKGVSFDIAKGETLALVGESGSGKSVTALSILQLLPYPMARHPQGSIRFRGTELVGAEEKVLRNVRGDRIAMIFQEPMTSLNPLHSIERQINETLFLHKGLSRAAARKRTLELLRLVGLPNPEKRLNAYPHELSGGQRQRVMIAMALANEPDLLIADEPTTALDVTIQAQILELLKDLQRRFGMALLLITHDLGVVRKMADRVCVMNQGEIVEQADVADIFARPQHPYTRKLLAAEPKGDPLTPPADAPEVMAADNLKVWFPIKKGLLRRTVDHVRAVDGVSVNVRQGHTVGVVGESGSGKTTLGLALLRLHASEGAIRFDGKDIQGWQAKKLRGLRREMQVVFQDPYGSLSPRLSVGQIIGEGLTIHGIGSGAERDAMVAKALEEVGLDPSSRHRYPHEFSGGQRQRIAIARALVLKPKFVVLDEPTSALDMSVQAQIVDLLRDIQARNNLAYLFISHDLRVVRALSSHVIVMKDGKVVEQGPTRRIFEEPREEYTRALLAAALNLEAVKSDAVRM is encoded by the coding sequence ATGACGACCAATGGGGCCGACGATCTCCTCGAGGTCCGCAACCTCCATGTCGAGTTCCGCTCGGGCGGCGGGGCGATGCACGCGGTGAAGGGCGTCTCCTTCGACATCGCCAAGGGGGAGACCCTGGCGCTGGTCGGCGAGTCCGGGTCCGGCAAGTCGGTCACCGCCCTGTCGATCCTGCAACTGCTGCCCTACCCCATGGCGCGCCACCCGCAGGGCTCCATCCGCTTCCGCGGGACCGAGCTGGTGGGGGCGGAGGAGAAGGTGCTGCGCAACGTGCGCGGCGACCGCATCGCCATGATCTTCCAGGAGCCGATGACCTCGCTGAACCCGCTGCACAGCATCGAGCGGCAGATCAACGAGACGCTGTTCCTGCACAAGGGCCTGTCCCGCGCCGCCGCGCGCAAGCGCACGCTGGAGCTGCTGCGGCTGGTCGGGCTGCCCAACCCGGAAAAGCGGCTGAACGCCTACCCGCACGAGCTGTCGGGCGGCCAGCGCCAGCGCGTGATGATCGCCATGGCGCTGGCCAACGAGCCCGACCTGCTGATCGCCGACGAGCCGACCACCGCGCTGGACGTCACCATCCAGGCGCAGATCCTGGAGCTGCTGAAGGACCTCCAGCGCCGCTTCGGCATGGCGCTGCTGCTCATCACCCATGATCTGGGCGTGGTGCGCAAGATGGCCGACCGGGTCTGCGTGATGAACCAGGGCGAGATCGTCGAGCAGGCCGACGTCGCCGACATCTTCGCCCGCCCGCAGCACCCCTACACGCGCAAGCTCCTCGCCGCGGAGCCGAAGGGCGACCCGTTGACCCCGCCCGCCGACGCGCCGGAGGTCATGGCGGCCGACAACCTGAAGGTCTGGTTCCCCATCAAGAAGGGCCTGCTGCGCCGCACCGTCGATCACGTCCGCGCCGTCGACGGCGTGTCGGTCAACGTGCGGCAGGGGCACACGGTCGGGGTGGTCGGCGAGTCCGGGTCCGGCAAGACGACCCTCGGGCTGGCCCTGCTGCGCCTGCACGCCAGCGAGGGGGCGATCCGCTTCGACGGCAAGGACATCCAGGGCTGGCAGGCGAAGAAGCTGCGCGGGCTGCGGCGGGAGATGCAGGTGGTCTTCCAGGACCCCTACGGCAGCCTGTCGCCCCGCCTGTCGGTCGGCCAGATCATCGGCGAGGGGCTGACCATCCACGGCATCGGCTCCGGCGCCGAGCGCGACGCCATGGTGGCCAAGGCGCTGGAGGAGGTGGGGCTCGACCCGTCCAGCCGCCACCGCTACCCGCACGAGTTCTCCGGCGGCCAGCGCCAGCGCATCGCCATCGCCCGCGCCCTGGTGCTGAAGCCGAAATTCGTCGTCCTGGACGAGCCGACCAGCGCGCTCGACATGTCGGTGCAGGCGCAGATCGTCGACCTGCTGCGCGACATCCAGGCGCGCAACAACCTCGCCTACCTGTTCATCAGCCACGATCTGCGGGTGGTGCGGGCGCTCAGCAGCCACGTCATCGTCATGAAGGACGGCAAGGTGGTGGAACAGGGCCCCACCCGCCGCATCTTCGAGGAGCCGCGCGAGGAGTACACCCGCGCCCTGCTCGCCGCCGCGCTGAACCTGGAAGCCGTCAAGTCCGACGCCGTGCGGATGTAG
- a CDS encoding DUF983 domain-containing protein — translation MSSEQEWPPLPPFSTGVRGRCPRCGQGHLFSGFLKLRSHCEVCGLDHSYADPADGPAFFVICFASIPTVILALWIEARFEPPYWVHLVTTLPFLLLTCVPPLRPLKGWLVASQYFYKAEEARFVTATPTQPPVAPPADKVSRST, via the coding sequence ATGTCATCCGAACAGGAGTGGCCGCCTCTTCCCCCTTTCAGCACCGGCGTGCGTGGTCGCTGCCCACGCTGCGGCCAGGGTCATCTGTTCAGCGGCTTCCTGAAGCTGCGCTCCCACTGCGAGGTCTGTGGTCTGGACCACTCCTACGCCGATCCGGCTGACGGCCCCGCCTTCTTCGTCATCTGCTTCGCTTCCATTCCCACGGTCATCCTGGCGCTCTGGATCGAGGCAAGATTTGAGCCCCCATACTGGGTGCACCTCGTCACGACCCTGCCGTTCCTGTTGCTGACCTGTGTTCCGCCCTTACGGCCGTTGAAGGGGTGGCTGGTGGCCAGCCAGTACTTCTACAAGGCCGAGGAAGCCCGCTTCGTTACAGCCACGCCAACCCAGCCGCCCGTGGCCCCGCCCGCAGACAAAGTCTCGCGCTCGACCTGA
- a CDS encoding pseudouridine synthase gives MPRLILLNKPYGVLPQFTDEQGRPTLADHVPVKGVYAAGRLDRDSEGLLALSDDGALIARIASPKHKLPKTYWVQVEGVPTEEALQRLRDGVTLNDGPTLPAEVHRMEEPDGLWPRDPPVRYRAAIPTSWIALTLREGRNRQVRRMTAAVGFPTLRLIRWSIGDWTLDGLAPGQWREVAVPGRNSPKTPPVRAKTPLGNTKAKRPRSQGNRI, from the coding sequence GTGCCCCGTCTGATCCTGCTGAACAAGCCCTATGGCGTGCTGCCCCAGTTTACCGATGAGCAGGGGCGCCCGACGCTGGCCGACCATGTGCCGGTGAAGGGAGTCTACGCCGCCGGGCGGCTGGACCGCGACAGCGAGGGGCTGCTGGCGCTGAGCGACGACGGCGCGCTGATCGCCCGCATCGCCTCGCCGAAGCACAAGCTGCCCAAGACCTACTGGGTGCAGGTGGAGGGTGTCCCGACCGAGGAGGCGTTGCAGCGCCTGCGCGACGGGGTGACCCTCAACGACGGCCCGACCCTGCCCGCCGAGGTGCATAGGATGGAGGAGCCGGACGGCCTGTGGCCGCGCGACCCGCCCGTGCGCTACCGCGCCGCCATCCCGACGAGTTGGATCGCCCTGACCTTGCGGGAGGGGCGGAACCGGCAGGTGCGCCGGATGACCGCCGCGGTCGGCTTCCCGACCCTGCGGCTGATCCGCTGGTCGATCGGCGATTGGACGCTGGACGGTCTGGCCCCCGGCCAATGGCGCGAGGTGGCGGTGCCGGGGCGGAACTCCCCGAAGACGCCGCCGGTCAGGGCAAAGACGCCGCTCGGCAACACGAAGGCGAAGCGCCCGCGGAGTCAAGGCAATCGCATTTGA
- a CDS encoding 2-hydroxyacid dehydrogenase has protein sequence MTLLFCSTTDRSDRWLSELDARLPGLEVRVWPEMGDPADIEMALVWKPPHGLLATLPNLKLIVSLGAGVESLLLDPTLPEVPLVRMVSEGLTVDMAGYVALQVLRWHRLLDEYKALQQAGRWEPLDPCPASEVSVGILGMGELGMASAKTLLSMDYRVLGWSRTPKTLPGVESFSGPDGLAAMLGQCNLLICLLPLTAETRGLLNRKLFAALPKGAVVVNAARGGHLVEEDLLEALASGHLAGASLDVFAEEPLPAGHPFWTHPKVHVTPHVAAVTHPSRSAAVVAEAITAFREGRPLPNLVDRSQGY, from the coding sequence GTGACGCTGCTTTTCTGCTCCACCACCGACCGCTCCGACCGCTGGCTGAGCGAGCTGGACGCCCGCCTGCCCGGCCTGGAGGTGCGGGTGTGGCCCGAGATGGGGGACCCGGCGGACATCGAGATGGCTCTGGTGTGGAAGCCGCCGCACGGACTGCTCGCCACCCTGCCGAACCTGAAGCTGATCGTGTCGCTGGGCGCCGGGGTGGAATCGCTGCTGCTCGACCCCACCCTGCCTGAGGTGCCGCTGGTCCGCATGGTGTCGGAGGGGCTGACGGTGGACATGGCCGGCTATGTGGCGCTCCAGGTGCTGCGCTGGCACCGGCTTCTCGACGAGTACAAGGCGCTCCAGCAGGCCGGGCGGTGGGAGCCGCTGGACCCCTGCCCGGCGTCGGAGGTGAGTGTCGGTATCCTCGGCATGGGCGAGCTGGGCATGGCCTCGGCCAAGACGCTGCTGAGCATGGACTACCGCGTGCTGGGCTGGAGCCGGACGCCGAAGACGTTGCCAGGGGTGGAAAGCTTCTCCGGACCCGACGGGTTGGCGGCGATGCTCGGGCAGTGCAACCTGCTGATCTGCCTGCTGCCGCTGACGGCGGAGACGCGCGGCCTGCTGAACCGCAAGCTGTTCGCCGCCCTGCCCAAGGGGGCGGTGGTCGTCAACGCCGCGCGCGGCGGGCATCTGGTGGAGGAGGATCTGCTGGAAGCGCTGGCGAGCGGCCACCTCGCCGGAGCCAGCCTGGACGTGTTCGCGGAGGAGCCGCTGCCCGCCGGCCATCCCTTCTGGACCCACCCGAAGGTGCATGTGACGCCGCACGTCGCCGCCGTCACCCACCCGTCGCGCTCCGCCGCGGTGGTGGCCGAGGCAATCACCGCCTTCCGCGAGGGCCGTCCGCTGCCGAACCTCGTGGACCGCAGCCAGGGCTACTGA
- a CDS encoding MarR family transcriptional regulator, whose product MARNLKALGLWRTALIASVRQDGPDLSARQMAIMLQVYLTDPPHTVRGLAAALNISKPAVTRALDRLSLLGFIKRKRDVEDKRSVLVQRTVKGSVFLSDFAELVVAAGAVAPEDMAVIRAEEEVAASAKARLEAQLSTSGPVAVPA is encoded by the coding sequence ATGGCACGGAACCTGAAAGCGCTCGGCCTGTGGCGGACGGCTCTGATCGCCAGCGTCCGGCAGGACGGGCCGGACCTGTCGGCGCGGCAGATGGCCATCATGCTCCAGGTCTATCTGACCGATCCGCCGCACACCGTGCGCGGGTTGGCGGCGGCGCTGAACATCTCCAAGCCCGCGGTGACCCGCGCGCTCGACCGGCTGTCGCTGCTCGGCTTCATCAAGCGCAAGCGCGACGTCGAGGACAAGCGCAGCGTGCTCGTCCAGCGCACCGTGAAGGGCAGCGTCTTCCTGTCCGACTTCGCCGAGCTGGTCGTCGCGGCGGGCGCCGTGGCGCCCGAGGACATGGCGGTCATCCGCGCCGAGGAGGAGGTTGCCGCCTCCGCCAAGGCGCGGCTGGAGGCGCAGTTGAGCACCTCCGGACCCGTGGCGGTGCCCGCCTGA
- a CDS encoding DUF2442 domain-containing protein, translated as MAFSAPKVDLRIKAVLLDDERLTVDLMDGRSIAVPLAWYPRLFDATPEQRRNWEIAGGGYGIHWPDVDEDLSTEGLLRGAPAPRHVSPPATP; from the coding sequence ATGGCTTTTTCGGCACCCAAGGTTGATTTGCGCATCAAGGCTGTGCTGCTCGACGACGAGCGGCTGACGGTCGACCTTATGGATGGGCGGTCCATCGCCGTGCCGCTTGCCTGGTACCCGCGCCTGTTCGACGCCACACCGGAGCAGCGCCGGAATTGGGAGATCGCCGGGGGTGGCTACGGCATCCACTGGCCCGATGTGGATGAGGATCTCAGCACCGAAGGGCTTCTGCGCGGGGCGCCGGCCCCTCGGCACGTTTCCCCACCCGCGACACCCTGA
- a CDS encoding DUF4160 domain-containing protein, translating to MPTIHRQDGFRFYFYSHEPNEPAHVHVDRGGASVKVWLTPVSVAINMGHSAKDLADVLRIVREHRARFLEEWHGFFGTQG from the coding sequence ATGCCGACCATCCATCGCCAGGACGGCTTCCGGTTCTACTTTTACAGCCATGAGCCCAACGAGCCGGCGCATGTTCATGTGGACCGAGGCGGCGCCTCGGTGAAAGTCTGGCTGACCCCGGTATCCGTTGCGATTAATATGGGCCACTCGGCAAAGGATCTGGCCGACGTGCTGCGGATCGTGCGGGAGCATCGGGCGCGGTTCCTGGAGGAATGGCATGGCTTTTTCGGCACCCAAGGTTGA
- the fliG gene encoding flagellar motor switch protein FliG, which yields MALKVREDYRTLTGPEKAAILMLALGDEHSSKLFAMMDDEEIKELSQVMANLGTVSANLIERLFVEFAEQMSATGSLVGSFDSTERLLLKTLPKDKVDSIMEEIRGPAGRTMWDKLANVNESVLSNYLKNEYPQTVAVVLSKIRPEHAGRVLTQLPESFAMEVIMRMLRMEAVQKEVLDDVERTLRTEFMTNLARTSRRDSHEMLAEIFNGLDRTTEHRFMAALEERNRDSAERIKSLMFTFEDLSKLDPSGVQALLRSVDKQKLATALKGASETLKDLFFSNMSERAAKILREDMAAMGPVRVREVDESQMYMVQLAKDLAARGEIVISEGSGENELIY from the coding sequence ATGGCGCTGAAGGTTCGTGAGGATTATCGCACCCTCACCGGTCCGGAGAAGGCGGCCATTCTGATGCTGGCGCTGGGCGACGAGCATTCGTCCAAGCTGTTCGCGATGATGGACGACGAGGAGATCAAGGAGCTGTCGCAGGTGATGGCGAACCTGGGCACCGTCTCCGCCAACCTGATCGAGCGCCTGTTCGTCGAATTCGCGGAACAGATGTCGGCCACCGGCTCGCTGGTCGGCTCTTTCGACTCCACCGAACGCCTGCTGCTGAAGACGCTGCCCAAGGACAAGGTCGACTCCATCATGGAGGAGATCCGCGGTCCCGCCGGCCGCACCATGTGGGACAAGCTGGCCAACGTCAACGAATCGGTCCTGTCCAACTACCTGAAGAATGAATATCCGCAGACCGTGGCGGTGGTGCTGTCGAAGATCCGTCCGGAACACGCCGGCCGCGTTCTGACCCAGCTGCCGGAGAGCTTTGCGATGGAGGTCATCATGCGCATGCTGCGCATGGAGGCCGTGCAGAAGGAGGTCCTGGACGATGTCGAGCGCACGCTGCGCACCGAGTTCATGACCAACCTCGCCCGCACCAGCCGCCGCGACAGCCACGAGATGCTGGCGGAAATCTTCAACGGCCTGGACCGCACGACCGAGCACCGCTTCATGGCCGCCCTGGAGGAGCGCAACCGCGACAGCGCCGAGCGCATCAAGTCGCTGATGTTCACCTTCGAGGATCTGTCCAAGCTCGACCCCTCCGGTGTCCAGGCGCTGCTGCGCAGCGTCGACAAGCAGAAGCTCGCCACCGCGCTGAAGGGCGCGTCGGAGACGCTGAAGGACCTGTTCTTCTCCAACATGTCCGAACGCGCAGCGAAGATCCTGCGCGAGGACATGGCCGCCATGGGTCCGGTCCGCGTCCGCGAGGTGGACGAATCCCAGATGTACATGGTCCAGCTTGCCAAGGACTTGGCGGCCCGCGGCGAAATCGTCATCTCCGAAGGCAGCGGCGAGAACGAGTTGATTTACTAA
- a CDS encoding leucyl aminopeptidase family protein, whose product MLATLLATAGPGTVIITPLNKAGLATWLEGQPPATAAWVKAVNFTAEAGSTAFIPGDGGAVARVLAGVSALDDLWGLAGLPAGLPPGNYRLDEAVDAALDRRAATRLALGWALGSYRFGRYKASEKTFANLVWPKHADQGEVQRTATATYLLRDLVNTPANDLGPAELAEMAHAVAEEFEAGLEVIVGDDLLDRDYPAIHAVGRASPRAPRLIDLRWGNPAHPKVTIVGKGVCFDSGGLDIKPSSGMLLMKKDMGGAAHALALGRMVMMAGLPVRLRVLVPAVENVISGNAFKPMDVLKTRKGLSVEVGNTDAEGRLILCDALAEADSEKPALLIDFATLTGAARVALGPDLPALLANDDGLADDLLAAGEEQSDPLWRLPLWAPYRKGLDSKVADLNNVTSNGMAGAITAGLFLQEFVSKDTPWAHLDTFAWNSGARPGRPEGGEALGLRAAYAVIAKRFG is encoded by the coding sequence TTGCTCGCCACCCTGCTCGCCACGGCCGGCCCCGGCACCGTGATCATCACCCCGCTGAACAAGGCCGGCCTCGCCACGTGGCTGGAGGGTCAGCCGCCCGCCACCGCGGCCTGGGTGAAAGCCGTGAACTTCACGGCGGAGGCCGGTTCCACCGCCTTCATTCCGGGGGACGGTGGGGCGGTCGCCCGCGTGCTGGCCGGCGTGTCGGCGCTGGACGACCTGTGGGGCCTCGCCGGGCTGCCCGCCGGCCTGCCGCCGGGGAACTACCGGCTGGACGAGGCGGTGGACGCCGCGCTCGACCGCCGCGCCGCCACCCGTCTGGCCCTGGGCTGGGCGCTCGGCAGCTACCGCTTCGGGCGCTACAAGGCGTCGGAGAAGACCTTCGCCAACCTCGTCTGGCCCAAGCACGCCGACCAGGGCGAGGTGCAGCGCACCGCCACCGCGACCTATTTGCTGCGCGACCTGGTGAATACGCCGGCCAACGACCTCGGCCCGGCGGAACTGGCCGAGATGGCCCATGCCGTGGCGGAGGAATTCGAGGCCGGGCTGGAGGTGATCGTCGGCGACGATCTGCTCGACCGCGACTATCCGGCCATTCACGCGGTGGGGCGGGCCAGCCCGCGGGCGCCGCGGCTGATCGACCTGCGCTGGGGCAACCCGGCGCACCCGAAGGTGACCATCGTCGGCAAGGGTGTCTGCTTCGACAGCGGCGGGCTGGACATCAAGCCGTCGTCGGGCATGCTGCTGATGAAGAAGGACATGGGCGGCGCCGCGCACGCGCTGGCGCTGGGCCGCATGGTGATGATGGCGGGACTGCCGGTGCGGCTGCGCGTGCTGGTGCCGGCGGTGGAGAACGTGATCTCCGGCAACGCCTTCAAGCCGATGGACGTGCTGAAGACGCGCAAGGGGCTGAGCGTGGAGGTCGGCAACACCGATGCCGAGGGCCGGCTGATCCTGTGCGATGCGCTGGCCGAGGCGGATTCGGAGAAGCCCGCCCTGCTGATCGACTTCGCCACCCTGACCGGGGCCGCCCGCGTTGCGCTGGGGCCGGATCTGCCGGCGCTGTTGGCCAACGACGACGGCCTCGCCGACGACCTGCTGGCCGCCGGCGAGGAGCAGAGCGACCCGCTGTGGCGCCTGCCGCTGTGGGCGCCCTACCGCAAGGGGCTGGACAGCAAGGTGGCGGACCTCAACAACGTGACCAGCAACGGCATGGCCGGGGCGATCACCGCGGGTCTGTTCCTTCAGGAGTTCGTGTCGAAGGACACGCCCTGGGCGCATCTCGACACCTTCGCCTGGAACAGCGGCGCCCGCCCCGGCCGCCCGGAAGGCGGCGAGGCGCTGGGCCTGCGCGCGGCCTATGCGGTGATCGCCAAGCGGTTCGGGTGA